A region of the Methyloprofundus sedimenti genome:
CAGGCGGGCTAAAGCCACGCCCTACGCGCCATCTTTATAGGGAGTAAGTATGAGTGAAGTTTTAACTGAATTGGCTGTTATTCTGGAGCAACGCAAGCAAGAGTCAGCGGAGTCTTCGTATGTCGCGAGTTTATATGCAAAAGGTTTGGACACCATTTTAAAGAAAATTGGTGAAGAAGCGACCGAAACAGTTATCGCAGCCAAGGATGGAAATAAAGAGCAGATTATTTATGAAACGGCAGATTTGTGGTTTCATTGCATGGTATTGCTTGCCGAACAAGGTCTGCATCCTGATGATGTCTTAAATGAATTACAGCGACGTTTTGGTTTGTCTGGTCTGAAAGAAAAAGCGCAGCGTCAGAAATAAGCATGCTTCGCAGGGTGGCAGCGGGAAGTATAATAACCTAAAGAGGAATTATCATGGGAATCAGTGTAACTCAGTTATTAATTGTATTAGTCATTGTGATTGTTTTATTTGGCACCAAGCGTCTGCGTAATATGGGCGGTGATATAGGGGGGGCTATAAAGGGCTTTCGCTCAG
Encoded here:
- a CDS encoding phosphoribosyl-ATP diphosphatase — protein: MSEVLTELAVILEQRKQESAESSYVASLYAKGLDTILKKIGEEATETVIAAKDGNKEQIIYETADLWFHCMVLLAEQGLHPDDVLNELQRRFGLSGLKEKAQRQK
- the tatA gene encoding twin-arginine translocase TatA/TatE family subunit codes for the protein MGISVTQLLIVLVIVIVLFGTKRLRNMGGDIGGAIKGFRSAMKEGEEDKNLTEKESDVIDAEVIDTEVTEKKSEQDKV